A DNA window from Bos javanicus breed banteng chromosome 10, ARS-OSU_banteng_1.0, whole genome shotgun sequence contains the following coding sequences:
- the LOC133255183 gene encoding ribonuclease 4-like encodes MALQRTQAFLLLLLLTLLGLGLVQPSYGQDRMYQRFLRQHVDPDETGGNDSYCNLMMQRRKMTSHQCKCFNTFIHEDLWNIRSICSTTNIQCKNGRMNCHEGVVRVTDCRETGSSRAPNCRYRAKAPPQVSL; translated from the coding sequence ATGGCTCTCCAGAGGACCCAGGCCTTTCTTCTGCTCTTGCTGCTGACCCTGCTGGGGCTAGGGCTGGTACAGCCCTCCTATGGCCAGGATCGCATGTACCAACGATTCCTAAGGCAACACGTGGACCCTGATGAGACAGGAGGCAATGACAGCTACTGCAACTTGATGATGCAAAGACGAAAGATGACTTCACATCAGTGCAAGTGCTTCAACACTTTCATTCATGAAGATCTTTGGAACATCCGTAGTATCTGCAGCACCACCAACATTCAGTGCAAAAATGGCCGGATGAACTGCCATGAGGGTGTAGTGAGGGTCACAGACTGCAGGGAGACAGGAAGCTCCAGGGCTCCCAACTGCAGATACCGGGCCAAGGCCCCACCACAAGTCAGCCTTTGA
- the LOC133255952 gene encoding angiogenin-1-like encodes MVMGLSPLFLVFMLGLGLTPLTLAEDDRRYRHFLIQHYDRSPKGRDNKYCETMMEKRHLTKPCKSINTFVHGNKNDIKDICKDKNGKPYGGNLRISKSPFQVTICKHKGGSTRPPCHYKATKDYRVIVIGCEKGWPVHFDESFVPPHK; translated from the coding sequence ATGGTGATGGGCCTGAGCCCCCTGTTTTTGGTCTTCATGCTGGGACTGGGTCTGACACCACTGACCCTGGCTGAGGATGACCGCAGATACCGACACTTCCTGATTCAGCACTATGATCGTAGTCCAAAGGGCCGGGATAACAAATACTGTGAAACGATGATGGAGAAACGACACCTGACCAAACCCTGCAAAAGCATCAACACCTTTGTTCATGGCAACAAGAATGACATCAAGGACATCTGTAAAGATAAGAATGGAAAACCTTACGGAGGCAATCTCCGAATAAGCAAGTCTCCCTTCCAGGTCACCATTTGCAAGCATAAAGGAGGGTCCACCCGGCCTCCATGCCATTACAAAGCCACCAAAGACTACAGAGTCATCGTTATCGGCTGTGAAAAGGGCTGGCCCGTCCACTTTGATGAGTCCTTTGTCCCTCCACACAAGTAG